A stretch of Hemicordylus capensis ecotype Gifberg chromosome 9, rHemCap1.1.pri, whole genome shotgun sequence DNA encodes these proteins:
- the LOC128334614 gene encoding nascent polypeptide-associated complex subunit alpha, muscle-specific form-like isoform X2, whose amino-acid sequence MADESTEKRPSAGSACTSASSAGEGGGSPSSFLETPTATIGSTSMWSSVSDLSLQSIEGRDSRDHRDPAEGDLRKPQREHQRPGSPAASPYHLPGPFFGPLAPSRPTAGPMAQFFGHPSFGQLRPPEPEEFPPFLHRVREAPGYRHATLAPIPPAETTSLAQLAPIPPAARTSLAQPARADPARKRNLVLLAHRLQSEGSSTTAAAGGFRPAPPDQPRSGKPTDIRRASRVLIPATEQTLAIQIKEPATQKAEGFSTGAARRMKIPELGPHRGTQERHPPSPPQLQGRGLAKGGTAPPTGEIQLPNRKKLLVPKQELLPEFLFPPPPPEPTKVLAKGTASHLVAPGDKGTQCTKPRVQLFDFLPPISLAPKKTKDRTYGELVGRKLPAENNRKRARAAGAESVPAPKVPRGSPKAEGEARSGETAKAPLEQKEGRTAQKIPTCHLELAVQPHQPTKPAGSMPGQKLLRMPQVLPGRGKARLLPPEAEAGDTKRQKVGAESSGSAQAVPPTPRSSLARMMRDSVQVFHALGPPAKSKSAEGHPGQSVPQKTPAMSMGRPPSGSTAEPPPRPLAALPSRPAGKAPPSSMARPAAMPMANLPPSSLAHPQSTPVWRPPGSRPFMLRPSSLAQANSLRMHSLAGRTFGQPPPAPQPQPQPWGPTPTHRPVLPAHQASTEHPVLPPGPQRTTAEQEFKGDTFIPWRTPPAHLEVSRPMTEEQRPVRELMRRRAQRAREEAAQWTSAGRRQYFVEREEEMDISLQYGYPWRH is encoded by the exons ATGGCAG ATGAGTCGACTGAAAAGAGGCCGTCTGCTGGCTCTGCCTGTACGAGCGCGAGCTCGGCCGGGGAAGGAGGCGGTTCGCCCAGCAGCTTCCTCGAGACACCGACGGCGACCATTGGTTCCACCTCCATGTGGTCCTCGGTCTCTGACCTCTCCCTTCAATCCATCGAAGGGAGGGACAGCAGGGACCACAGAGACCCAGCAGAGGGAGATCTGCGGAAGCCGCAACGGGAGCACCAGCGGCCTGGCTCACCGGCGGCATCCCCCTACCATCTCCCCGGACCCTTCTTTGGGCCGCTGGCCCCCAGCCGTCCCACTGCGGGCCCCATGGCCCAATTCTTTGGCCATCCATCCTTTGGCCAGCTGCGACCTCCAGAGCCGGAAGAGTTCCCACCATTCTTGCATAGGGTGAGGGAGGCTCCTGGCTACAGACATGCCACgcttgcccccatccctcctgcgGAGACAACATCTCTGGCCCAgcttgcccccatccctcctgctgcaagAACATCTCTGGCCCAGCCGGCCAGGGCGGACCCGGCGCGCAAGAGGAATCTGGTCCTGCTGGCCCACCGGCTGCAATCAGAAGGCAGCAGCACCACCGCTGCCGCTGGGGGGTTCCGCCCAGCCCCACCGGATCAGCCCAGGAGCGGCAAGCCGACGGACATTCGCCGTGCGTCCAGAG TCTTGATTCCTGCCACTGAGCAGACactggccatccaaatcaaggagcCTGCAACTCAGAAGGCAGAAGGCTTCAGCACCGGTGCTGCACGAAGAATGAAGATCCCAGAGTTGGGACCACACAGAG GGACCCAGGAGCGCCACCCACCATCTCCTCCGCAGCTGCAGGGTCGAGGCCTGGCCAAGGGAGGAACAGCCCCGCCCACTGGGGAGATCCAGCTTCCAAATCGGAAGAAGCTCCTTGTTCCCAAGCAGGAGTTGCTTCCGGAATTCCTCTTCCCGCCTCCTCCACCAGAGCCCACCAAAGTGCTCGCAAAGGGAACGGCTTCCCACCTGGTAGCCCCAGGAGACAAGGGCACCCAATGTACCAAGCCAAGGGTGCAGCTCTTTGACTTTTTGCCGCCCATCTCCTTGGCGCCCAAAAAGACCAAGGACCGTACATATGGGGAGTTGGTGGGCAGGAAACTCCCAGCAGAGAACAACAGAAAgagggcaagggcagcaggggcagagagcGTGCCAGCACCCAAGGTGCCACGGGGAAGCCCAAAGGCTGAGGGGGAGGCGAGATCTGGAGAGACGGCCAAAGCACCCCtggagcagaaggaagggagaaccgCACAGAAGATCCCCacttgccatctggagctggccgTCCAACCCCATCAGCCCACCAAACCAGCAGGTAGCATGCCAGGCCAGAAGCTGCTGAGAATGCCTCAGGTcctgccaggaagggggaaagcacgGCTGCTACCACCTGAAGCCGAAGCTGGGGACACCAagaggcagaaagtgggggcagagTCCAGTGGATCCGCCCAGGCTGTGCCCCCGACTCCGAGGAGCAGCCTGGCCAGAATGATGCGGGACTCCGTGCAGGTATTCCATGCCCTGGGCCCCCCGGCAAAATCCAAGAGTGCAGAGGGACATCCCGGGCAGAGCGTGCCCCAAAAGACACCAGCGATGTCCATGGGAAGGCCACCATCGGGAAGCACAGCCGAGCCACCACCAAGGCCTTTGGCAGCCCTGCCAAGCAGACCAGCGGGGAAGGCACCGCccagctccatggccaggccaGCAGCCATGCCGATGGCCAACCTCCCCCCTAGCTCCCTGGCCCACCCACAATCAACGCCAGTGTGGAGGCCGCCGGGATCCCGTCCCTTCATGCTCCGGCCCTCCTCCCTGGCGCAGGCAAATAGCTTGCGGATGCACAGTCTTGCTGGGAGGACCTTTGGCCAGCCCCCGCCGGCCCCTCAACCACAGCCACAGCCTTGGGGTCCCACACCAACCCACCGACccgtcctccctgcccaccaagccTCCACGGAGCATCCGGTCCTTCCACCTGGTCCCCAGCGCACGACAGCAGAGCAGGAGTTTAAGGGGGACACGTTCATCCCTTGGAGGACGCCCCCGGCCCACCTGGAAGTCTCCCGGCCCATGACGGAGGAGCAACGGCCCGTCCGGGAGCTGATGCGGCGGCGGGCTCAAAGAGCGAGGGAAGAGGCGGCTCAGTGGACATCAGCCGGCCGGAGGCAGTATTTCGTggagcgggaggaggaaatggacaTCTCCCTTCAGTATGGCTACCCCTGGCGCCACTGA
- the LOC128334614 gene encoding nascent polypeptide-associated complex subunit alpha, muscle-specific form-like isoform X1, which translates to MADESTEKRPSAGSACTSASSAGEGGGSPSSFLETPTATIGSTSMWSSVSDLSLQSIEGRDSRDHRDPAEGDLRKPQREHQRPGSPAASPYHLPGPFFGPLAPSRPTAGPMAQFFGHPSFGQLRPPEPEEFPPFLHRVREAPGYRHATLAPIPPAETTSLAQLAPIPPAARTSLAQPARADPARKRNLVLLAHRLQSEGSSTTAAAGGFRPAPPDQPRSGKPTDIRRASRVLIPATEQTLAIQIKEPATQKAEGFSTGAARRMKIPELGPHRAGTQERHPPSPPQLQGRGLAKGGTAPPTGEIQLPNRKKLLVPKQELLPEFLFPPPPPEPTKVLAKGTASHLVAPGDKGTQCTKPRVQLFDFLPPISLAPKKTKDRTYGELVGRKLPAENNRKRARAAGAESVPAPKVPRGSPKAEGEARSGETAKAPLEQKEGRTAQKIPTCHLELAVQPHQPTKPAGSMPGQKLLRMPQVLPGRGKARLLPPEAEAGDTKRQKVGAESSGSAQAVPPTPRSSLARMMRDSVQVFHALGPPAKSKSAEGHPGQSVPQKTPAMSMGRPPSGSTAEPPPRPLAALPSRPAGKAPPSSMARPAAMPMANLPPSSLAHPQSTPVWRPPGSRPFMLRPSSLAQANSLRMHSLAGRTFGQPPPAPQPQPQPWGPTPTHRPVLPAHQASTEHPVLPPGPQRTTAEQEFKGDTFIPWRTPPAHLEVSRPMTEEQRPVRELMRRRAQRAREEAAQWTSAGRRQYFVEREEEMDISLQYGYPWRH; encoded by the exons ATGGCAG ATGAGTCGACTGAAAAGAGGCCGTCTGCTGGCTCTGCCTGTACGAGCGCGAGCTCGGCCGGGGAAGGAGGCGGTTCGCCCAGCAGCTTCCTCGAGACACCGACGGCGACCATTGGTTCCACCTCCATGTGGTCCTCGGTCTCTGACCTCTCCCTTCAATCCATCGAAGGGAGGGACAGCAGGGACCACAGAGACCCAGCAGAGGGAGATCTGCGGAAGCCGCAACGGGAGCACCAGCGGCCTGGCTCACCGGCGGCATCCCCCTACCATCTCCCCGGACCCTTCTTTGGGCCGCTGGCCCCCAGCCGTCCCACTGCGGGCCCCATGGCCCAATTCTTTGGCCATCCATCCTTTGGCCAGCTGCGACCTCCAGAGCCGGAAGAGTTCCCACCATTCTTGCATAGGGTGAGGGAGGCTCCTGGCTACAGACATGCCACgcttgcccccatccctcctgcgGAGACAACATCTCTGGCCCAgcttgcccccatccctcctgctgcaagAACATCTCTGGCCCAGCCGGCCAGGGCGGACCCGGCGCGCAAGAGGAATCTGGTCCTGCTGGCCCACCGGCTGCAATCAGAAGGCAGCAGCACCACCGCTGCCGCTGGGGGGTTCCGCCCAGCCCCACCGGATCAGCCCAGGAGCGGCAAGCCGACGGACATTCGCCGTGCGTCCAGAG TCTTGATTCCTGCCACTGAGCAGACactggccatccaaatcaaggagcCTGCAACTCAGAAGGCAGAAGGCTTCAGCACCGGTGCTGCACGAAGAATGAAGATCCCAGAGTTGGGACCACACAGAG CAGGGACCCAGGAGCGCCACCCACCATCTCCTCCGCAGCTGCAGGGTCGAGGCCTGGCCAAGGGAGGAACAGCCCCGCCCACTGGGGAGATCCAGCTTCCAAATCGGAAGAAGCTCCTTGTTCCCAAGCAGGAGTTGCTTCCGGAATTCCTCTTCCCGCCTCCTCCACCAGAGCCCACCAAAGTGCTCGCAAAGGGAACGGCTTCCCACCTGGTAGCCCCAGGAGACAAGGGCACCCAATGTACCAAGCCAAGGGTGCAGCTCTTTGACTTTTTGCCGCCCATCTCCTTGGCGCCCAAAAAGACCAAGGACCGTACATATGGGGAGTTGGTGGGCAGGAAACTCCCAGCAGAGAACAACAGAAAgagggcaagggcagcaggggcagagagcGTGCCAGCACCCAAGGTGCCACGGGGAAGCCCAAAGGCTGAGGGGGAGGCGAGATCTGGAGAGACGGCCAAAGCACCCCtggagcagaaggaagggagaaccgCACAGAAGATCCCCacttgccatctggagctggccgTCCAACCCCATCAGCCCACCAAACCAGCAGGTAGCATGCCAGGCCAGAAGCTGCTGAGAATGCCTCAGGTcctgccaggaagggggaaagcacgGCTGCTACCACCTGAAGCCGAAGCTGGGGACACCAagaggcagaaagtgggggcagagTCCAGTGGATCCGCCCAGGCTGTGCCCCCGACTCCGAGGAGCAGCCTGGCCAGAATGATGCGGGACTCCGTGCAGGTATTCCATGCCCTGGGCCCCCCGGCAAAATCCAAGAGTGCAGAGGGACATCCCGGGCAGAGCGTGCCCCAAAAGACACCAGCGATGTCCATGGGAAGGCCACCATCGGGAAGCACAGCCGAGCCACCACCAAGGCCTTTGGCAGCCCTGCCAAGCAGACCAGCGGGGAAGGCACCGCccagctccatggccaggccaGCAGCCATGCCGATGGCCAACCTCCCCCCTAGCTCCCTGGCCCACCCACAATCAACGCCAGTGTGGAGGCCGCCGGGATCCCGTCCCTTCATGCTCCGGCCCTCCTCCCTGGCGCAGGCAAATAGCTTGCGGATGCACAGTCTTGCTGGGAGGACCTTTGGCCAGCCCCCGCCGGCCCCTCAACCACAGCCACAGCCTTGGGGTCCCACACCAACCCACCGACccgtcctccctgcccaccaagccTCCACGGAGCATCCGGTCCTTCCACCTGGTCCCCAGCGCACGACAGCAGAGCAGGAGTTTAAGGGGGACACGTTCATCCCTTGGAGGACGCCCCCGGCCCACCTGGAAGTCTCCCGGCCCATGACGGAGGAGCAACGGCCCGTCCGGGAGCTGATGCGGCGGCGGGCTCAAAGAGCGAGGGAAGAGGCGGCTCAGTGGACATCAGCCGGCCGGAGGCAGTATTTCGTggagcgggaggaggaaatggacaTCTCCCTTCAGTATGGCTACCCCTGGCGCCACTGA